A genome region from Geobacter pickeringii includes the following:
- the feoB gene encoding ferrous iron transport protein B, with translation MSGQAKINDAAGQVESGDARKGSLRPVEKRVITVAVAGNPNAGKSTLINAIAGTRLQVGNWAGVTVEKKEASFDYQGRTIRLVDLPGTYSLSPYTQEEIIARDYLVHERPDLIVNVVDATNLERNLYLTVQLLELGIPVVMALNIFDEAQAKGYAIDVAGIETLLGITVVPTSATKKSGLDELLQSVIATADNLPGHAPALLGYGEDVEAAAEFVAGALKRSHPQLGEKYPLRWLALKLMEGDGHVAKEVNIGPDAMLDEALHHLRRAHGEDIESLMADTRYGLASGLTREVLRKPELRKMELTEKIDRIVLNRFLGIPIFLAAMWLMFKLTFDLSKPFGDWISDMAGGPFKHWATALLGLVGAPEWTVSLATEGVISGVGFVLVFVPVIFLMMFCITFLEGSGYMARAAFVMDRAMHSIGLHGKSFIPMLLGFGCNVPGIYATRTLENPRDKALTALLIPLMSCGARLPVYVLFASAFFAKSAGTVIWSLYVMGIALAIFMGLVFKRTLFRGEAPMFIMELPPYRMPSLRSLCIHTWEKGKHFLVKAGTYIFAVSIFVWFLLNLPWGVENKKDSYLGQAGQVMAPALAPLGFGTWQAASSLITGVIAKEIVVGTMGEIYAAKKEDEKKAAPPVAEDLKEIGTSFAKAVRESVGNVVSTFGISSLSAEEKAERAPLKETVRQTFTPLTAYAFMVFVLLYMPCVVVAIAMRQEFGGWKWFGVAFLYQSALAWSMALIVYQGGKLLGLGG, from the coding sequence ATGAGCGGGCAGGCGAAGATCAATGACGCCGCAGGGCAGGTGGAGAGCGGCGACGCGCGGAAGGGCTCCCTCCGGCCGGTGGAGAAGCGGGTCATCACGGTGGCGGTGGCCGGCAACCCCAACGCGGGTAAATCGACCCTCATCAACGCCATCGCCGGCACCAGGCTCCAGGTGGGGAACTGGGCCGGAGTCACGGTGGAGAAGAAGGAGGCCTCCTTCGACTACCAGGGACGGACGATCCGGCTGGTGGATCTTCCCGGCACCTACTCCCTCTCCCCCTATACCCAGGAGGAGATCATCGCCCGGGACTACCTGGTCCACGAGCGCCCCGACCTGATCGTCAACGTGGTGGACGCCACCAACCTGGAGCGCAACCTCTACCTCACCGTGCAGCTCCTGGAGCTGGGGATTCCGGTGGTGATGGCCCTCAACATCTTCGACGAGGCGCAGGCCAAGGGGTATGCCATCGACGTCGCGGGGATCGAGACGTTGCTCGGCATCACCGTGGTCCCCACCTCGGCCACGAAGAAGAGCGGCCTGGACGAGCTGCTCCAGAGCGTCATCGCCACGGCGGACAACCTTCCCGGCCACGCGCCGGCGCTCCTCGGCTACGGCGAGGACGTGGAGGCGGCGGCCGAATTCGTGGCCGGCGCCCTCAAACGGAGCCACCCCCAACTGGGCGAGAAGTACCCCCTGCGCTGGCTGGCGCTGAAGCTCATGGAGGGTGACGGCCACGTGGCGAAGGAGGTGAACATCGGCCCCGACGCTATGCTGGACGAGGCGCTCCATCACCTGCGGCGGGCCCACGGCGAGGATATCGAGTCGCTCATGGCCGATACCCGCTACGGCCTCGCCTCCGGCCTCACCCGCGAGGTGCTCCGCAAGCCCGAGTTGCGGAAGATGGAGCTGACTGAGAAGATCGACCGGATCGTCCTGAACCGCTTCCTCGGCATCCCCATCTTCCTGGCCGCCATGTGGCTCATGTTCAAGCTCACCTTCGACCTCTCCAAGCCGTTCGGCGACTGGATCAGCGACATGGCGGGGGGGCCGTTCAAACACTGGGCGACGGCCCTCCTGGGGCTCGTCGGCGCCCCGGAGTGGACGGTCTCCCTGGCGACCGAGGGGGTCATCTCCGGGGTCGGCTTCGTCCTGGTCTTCGTGCCGGTCATCTTCCTCATGATGTTCTGCATCACTTTCCTCGAGGGGAGCGGCTACATGGCGCGGGCCGCCTTCGTCATGGACCGGGCCATGCACTCCATCGGCCTCCACGGCAAGTCGTTCATCCCGATGCTGCTCGGCTTCGGCTGCAACGTCCCCGGCATCTACGCCACGAGGACCCTGGAGAACCCGCGGGACAAGGCGCTCACCGCCCTCCTCATCCCGCTCATGTCGTGCGGGGCGCGGCTCCCGGTCTACGTCCTCTTCGCCAGCGCGTTCTTCGCCAAGAGCGCCGGAACGGTCATCTGGTCCCTCTACGTCATGGGGATCGCCCTCGCCATCTTCATGGGGCTGGTCTTCAAACGGACCCTCTTCCGGGGCGAGGCCCCCATGTTCATCATGGAGCTCCCCCCCTACCGGATGCCCTCCCTGCGCAGCCTCTGCATCCATACCTGGGAGAAGGGGAAGCACTTCCTGGTCAAGGCCGGCACCTACATCTTCGCGGTCTCCATCTTCGTCTGGTTCCTCCTGAACCTCCCCTGGGGGGTGGAGAACAAGAAGGACTCCTACCTGGGGCAGGCGGGACAGGTGATGGCGCCGGCCCTGGCCCCCCTCGGCTTCGGCACCTGGCAGGCGGCGTCATCCCTCATCACCGGGGTGATCGCCAAGGAGATCGTGGTGGGGACCATGGGGGAGATCTACGCCGCGAAGAAGGAGGACGAGAAAAAGGCGGCTCCTCCCGTTGCCGAGGACCTGAAGGAGATCGGTACCTCATTCGCCAAGGCGGTTCGGGAGTCGGTCGGGAACGTCGTCTCCACCTTCGGCATCTCCAGCCTCTCCGCCGAGGAGAAGGCGGAGCGCGCCCCCCTGAAGGAGACGGTCCGGCAGACCTTTACCCCTCTCACCGCCTACGCCTTCATGGTCTTCGTCCTCCTCTACATGCCGTGCGTGGTGGTGGCCATCGCCATGCGGCAGGAGTTCGGCGGCTGGAAATGGTTCGGGGTGGCCTTCCTCTACCAGTCTGCCCTGGCCTGGAGCATGGCGCTCATCGTCTACCAGGGGGGGAAACTCCTCGGGTTGGGAGGATAA
- a CDS encoding FeoB-associated Cys-rich membrane protein encodes MGIVDIIIAGAILGFAAWLLYRSLWKKKGHCHGCDTGCCGNPQQGRSEEGKC; translated from the coding sequence ATGGGAATTGTCGATATCATCATCGCTGGTGCCATCCTCGGCTTTGCGGCATGGCTCCTCTACCGCTCTCTCTGGAAGAAAAAGGGGCACTGCCACGGGTGCGACACCGGCTGCTGCGGGAACCCGCAGCAGGGGCGGTCGGAGGAGGGAAAGTGCTGA